Below is a genomic region from Apostichopus japonicus isolate 1M-3 chromosome 7, ASM3797524v1, whole genome shotgun sequence.
ttttctacaGAAGTAGAAGTTTTCTTATGAACTGTTAATTTAGGTATCTATTAGTAGCTGTCCCCACTTTAGAGAAATCTTCAATCCACCACTGCATACTACAATATAGTAGTTATGTTTAGTCAAGTTTGTTAGCTctacacaattaaacaagtggaatcttagaaatgtcatttgatgttatttatagtGCTAATTAGGCAAGCTGTCTTCACCTACATATAGCCTGTAGATTTCATCAAAGGAGCCCAACACAGCCCATtaccatttcacaaactgactgttgAGAAGTAGTATGTAAAGTCTCACCAGACTCACATCCacaaaggaagttatgtcaGCAGTGATGTGTTCCTacttgactttttctttcactttcttggaggaaatgcacagaagaaatgttgaaaaccgtatcacctggaggttaaagagaaaatacacaataactcaactttccattcactagatttatcaaggtgaaaattcatcaggtctgtgatcatttttgtaacatacatcaaCGTCTTCCCTTGtgtcttattaataagtatatatgaataGTATAGAGCTGTAATCTCAGGGcagcaaatatattgtttttaggaatatgttttgcatctgatGTAAGCAATTACAACACTTGTAGTGGTAACTGATCAACTCCATGTTACCGCCCAAGAATTGTgtagccccccacccccctccccccgataAAAGACATCTTTTgacaattgctggaaattttctaccagatttgtgagctatcttccataatattgcaacagaaaataaatgtagaaagcacatgtgCTGGAGTTTCCTGGAAATATCTCTTAAATGGCCAGTATTATAACTGgagtgcaaataatgtacatcttaaaCAGAACACATTACGAGAATCCTTCAACACTGTTGACCAATGGCTAAGAATGGAATTCTGAATTACTCTGATTTTTACTCTGAGGACATGCATATGGTCCAGACGGTTCATGCATGTTTTTTTATTACTGACTGAAAACAACATAtccacacattacagtaaacccACTAAAGACTTCCATTTGTAATCCCTTAATATATAGCTCATtgacaaatgacataaaacctagattatcttcagatttaaatttgacatcaattttattgggttttagatgtactgagaggggaagggtaggAAAGGTTAGACTGGAAACAGAGATTTTATGGTTCCTGTTAGTCATTCTACATagttctaacttagtgtgggtattgttctaacttagtgtgtgtATGGGTCTCACTTTGTGTGCAGTGactctatttaattgttagggcacatgcacttatgaattaaattgattgtttatgaGCCTGCCATACATTTTACTGGATATTATTTGCGGCAATTAGGCTGACAATCCAGAGGAGTCTGGCTGCGCTGTTAAGACTGATTACTACCATTACCTGCCACTCAACACTATGACACACTGATAAATTAGAAGGGATcaagtcatctgaatattttgttccttgATTTATGATggctacacaaaacaaaaaatggaccCAGTATACTAAACacatacacctctttgtgtacttttacacaatagtaagcaatacaatgtatgacaTGTATTGCCtaatatatggtgtatgtatgttagactGAAGCCATTATCTTCTTCCCTAGGCCCTTAGGGAGTTTGCTGATCAAgcaagattcaaaacaattactgttccaccaggattaggcagtaacaaaatcactttctacttcagaatcaaatctaattataactacaacccagcttaccagtcctgctatacactaattatacactaatcattaccatcagcatattgtaagccattctgtgcaagatccacatcatgtgacccccaaagatcgtctcaagaaagattaatccacatttacctaatgaggagataaagacaaagacaataagaatcatatctgaactagatgttttaatgcaaacgataaaatcccttctttttgagtttgcctttttaatatttactcaacagttattccattgctcacagatatacaagcttatgctaaaatgactcaataattgcaagttcattcattttattgcaaggcgcttttattttaaagttgaataatttttggaaatttatccataaagaaaacaaaaggcaaaacttggtaacatgtttgcaatcctatGGTTTAGACTAATTTGGtcagcacactttctaattGACCACTTTTAACGTTGtttggtgcagcaggccaatAAAGTTGTTCCCAAATTTCTAACTCTATTACTTTGAAGTCAAGCAAAGTTAGGCAATATTACTGGtctagattgttttttttttttcaaactatctgtataccagtgtgaagcaaaggctgctctattacataaatgttagtgtttttgctttcacaactttcccagTAACTTAATTTCCAACTTTGCCAATATGCAGCAACatgatgcaccccccccccccaaacacactcttataacagaaaaactgaattacacaataactttaagaacagaaacataatacaaatgcattaaagatttcagatgacataacatgctgaatcctaaaagaacttgtcatattgtgttgtaagatcttctgtgatagaatcgTAAACTTGCTAGTCAtagtgcaatactcaataccTATCATCTCCTtgacaactatttaatatgatgggatAGGTGGACCTTgccataaattacataatatccactcaacctggagacgtgacaatagaaagccttcattagcattatatgctcacacaggaatgaaactgttacattatgaaacaatgtgtgtctaatgaccattaaaattggtcagatttgaaagattagagatGTCCTTGGCATCAGAATTTTATCCTCTTGAAAACTACaattatggtacaatttgtagagatgatgctacaattagGGAAGCactgaacaaaagaggtctcacagaatCCCTAAGACACAACTTTTAGCAGTGTTCTAACTAGATTGTTCATATTTTAGgtcttgttttgcagtgattgggggttggggggggggggtcctggatgatagacttttcggtggggaaatttcccttgagggatcatctgatatgtcatggagtaaatatatccaataaaaaacttgcattctcatggaggagggggatgggtgggagGGGTAAGAATCAGGTGTTGGGccatacaatcattaccctgctgATGTACACTGTACATATTTCTTCCGAGAGCTGTTATCCGGAAttgaaactggtaaatacctAAACAGGCTGATTTCAGGACTGAATAAttccagtttacctgatgatgagaaaaaacaaaatgcatttggtcatcagttataatgttattatttatgtaaattgaCATCACCCGGTCTGCAAGTAGCTTCATTCTaccatgtaacattgtcaaacacagaacacagctactataaacatacagtatggtatgctactgtagtttcaaaataaatcactcagttattattataataacaatgtaaagaaactaaagcaactagaatacaaatctatagactgtacatgatgagttcaaggtctcataatgctccccacagtgtatatacagcttacctaataccaaactaattgaaatataaagaaacattaatttgaaattgagacaagcattgaatcttcaatacaaactTTAAGCAATACCACTAGCAATCCAGTCtggtttatattcaattgagaAACACAAGTAATAACAATGTAACCCTGAAAATAGATGGagcctgaagaaaacatgatgacCGTTTCGGTCACATAATTTAGGAACCATTGGTTCACTGTACTGTCTAGAGgttgatgaatttgtaggatTTATGAAATGCTGACATTGTACTATAAttgattgagttaaagtacatatttttctatctgcagactttgacatatactgttatttcataacatgttgttcGGTGCAGTCCTGTTGTGAGAGGGTGAGGGTTGGGTGGAGGATACAGTTGTACGTCAGCTAAGTgcccagtgaaatatgtgataaagaatgatgtacttttaactttggataaacaaagacttaaaaaaagtgGATCTGGTGACACAACTGTGCATGGAACTGTGCCTGGCTCTCTATGTTACTGGTTTTGTGTACACCTTATTTGAATGatgcttctttagcctcacaagatgtgattgtgaatcttagaactggtgtgcgacagtttatcaggagtttggctaaaaataacaaagaagaaaaggagaTCTACAAACCCAACAATAATCttcagctgatatgatagacatCTTTGAGATGAATATCAAAGGTGGAGTTGATTTGCATTCTACTGTCCAATTTTAtagttcaaatcatatttccaatatttaagcaaatgctAAAAACAGTAatctctactgtactacagtcaataaatatcataacaaacataacacaataaatttcaagattatatccatagttgtgtGACATATGTGTGAcctacctaaattaatcaaggtgttcttgttttgtttgatggagtgttcattacaaatacttCTAACACAAAGCTCAGCAATACAGACTTagttgacttctttaatgtttctacagcattatggaatatctaaaatggtatttcaagtttttttaattttaatctgaagaaaataagtACCTAAACAGAACACATATTTGTAGGTAACCCAAGCTACTTTCATATaaaccaacaagttgtcttcCAGTTTTACCATTCTGGgagtgtcaggagttctagaagaCTTTATTCATATGAGTCTAAAAGGcaagttttatttcagtttggcaaatggtaaaatgtaccagAGGGTGTTGAGGTAGCTATTGTGTCATACTGTAGCAAggtcattacaaacataccaagtactggattaatccagcaagaatccGATCGTTTTAATGTCCTTACTAGGGCGTAATCCTGTCAGTTGTATTTTGAGAAGATGAGTTAaaactttatatacattattttagtgagagtgaatggGGATAAAAGAGTATTCCTCGATCTGCGACGCTATCCATAAAATCTACCACACATCTTTGAAACGTTATCAATACTGTTCAACACttaccattaatgtgattaccatcacatggaggaaatatcagatgatgaaccattcattgtccttgtcaGCACAGTATGAACGTGACTTCCATCGACAACTGGTAACTACAGGTAGAATAGGTGATCCCCTAATAGCTCGCTTCATATTTaacctaatgaagagaaaagaaagtgatgtgaatgagATTTGAGTCCTAATTATAGGAGACATTGAGAATGTCAATCAGAAATAGATACGTgaatgtctctggctaactacccTGCATACATGAAcaatcacagagaaaaaaatacagaaggaaagtacacttcagtttccaataaccaggtattaagtgtaaaaacaattagccagttaagcatcaaacttgaaccggattgtccgttgtttagtggaagtggcatataaaggtgtggtgcagtgatataaatgagctcccaaaggagagtccaacctcacacaaacccaaccatgcatggtttgggcCTGACTGAGAAATGTGTGAGATTTCGCACCACTCTTTCGTATTGAGGacagaatgtcttttgaatttccactcattaggagataattgtatctaatttagtgtgtcagctttggtggatgtgttatttttcttcatttaatggcaccaAGCCTCTGGAGACTGCATTGGCTACATTGACCTTGTTACATCACTCTCGGGGGGGGGGTCTCTTTCTagattttagatcaccaaaggtttataaagtaccctgttcagctggtcaatagccATACAATATGGTTAGTTCTTTCtttggcagatgaagacacttgtagcctcaaaattttgagttaaaaagttttgagatgaaaatgtcaaaattttgacttttgaggtcaaaatcttgagataaaaattccaaatattgagaaagcaaattcaaaattttgaaatttggggtcacttatttttttttcttaagccGCCGTACTAAGTCGGTGAAGTTAGATCAGTTTAGAGACCAATTAGATTTCttaaaaccaactgcagtgactggctcagcaatgtttaaaaattaaacaagcataagTGACAATTCTTTATTCACAGAGCACATACTCAGATTAGAATGAAGTATATCcaattgtgttctctgtttatagtggctggactAACAAGGGTACTGCATTTgctctccaaatcttcagtattttcacatagtttcTGGAATCTGCTAGCAATTTCgagcacatgaggacatgtcagtaatagaaatacTTAATCTAATTTTACTCTGTAGTTTTCTGAACCCTAGCCGGGTGCTGGGGGCTTCAGAAGAGCTCTGTAACATATCTTCTACTTCATATCCTCTTGTGCTAAGTATTAAGCATGTAAAAacatgttagagagaaaaatttaatttctatgaagtataaatctaagccctggtgggagtccctggggactttagctgaggcattctaacttttcagatatttaatgttctctgatagtgattttgcagcCCAAGTTGAgcctatgggggaggggggagggggcaagtgCTCGCCACCCTAATGGATACCAGTGCTTGTATTTGTTTGAATGccctctaaatgtgtttattttaaacagccTAACGAAAAtatttagctaaaaaggcctcctagattgttgaaaatgacacttcccaggtcttgtaagctgctctaaagttttctcaacatcctttattttgagatcccatgtcatgatatggtcatcaaatagtttagagaaatagaaggggaaaaaaacagtctggtaagttactttgaaatatcatgacatatcttttgtgagtttgacaccggcattgacatttttcgacaaatctgcaaattgcgcgtggaaaataaggaaagattgactgggctttcaggcaAGTAACATGCTGAAATGGAccaaactatatgtcaaactgacatcatagattgcgtctgaaatattattagggtgataaactgattggccggtagttctcagcgatagaAACTTTGTTATTTTAGTGGTTTTaaaagagcatcagggtacgtccgagaagtgaaaacccgattgaaaatgtaatgttagtatcgaggcaatgacgcgagcaatgatgtgagaaacctgtatgatgtcagcattttttaccttttaacataatctttggcattccagtacctggaaaccacctttctataagggtattTAGCTCACTAGCTTGTGtgatcagttaatgcgcactGGTTACATGATCatgattggctgtttgtattattcaggcgcgtagcgaggaatttgccaagggaggggcgaacctgtaggcaaattatcaaaGCCGTAGATTCAGCATTGgaactatctaagcatagcgccaccatgagttggtgcgaagcgtacaagaaaattttggccgaaaatgtctcccagatcgctgtaaatggcacttcccaggccttgcaagttgcgtCTAAGCATTTTCTCATTCGAAATTAccagcaatatcataaaaatgtaca
It encodes:
- the LOC139970080 gene encoding uncharacterized protein isoform X3 gives rise to the protein MVITLMVNWNYSVLKSACLGIYQFQFRITALGRNMYSVHQQGKCGLIFLETIFGGHMMWILHRMAYNMLMVIRFSTFLLCISSKKVKEKVK